The sequence below is a genomic window from Sparus aurata chromosome 6, fSpaAur1.1, whole genome shotgun sequence.
ggcacaggaggaacgtgggacaaggacacgagaggggtcaaggaagacacaggcacagtcaggaggtgggggagggatgagaggtagagggcacaggaggaacgtgggacaaggacacgagaggggtcaaggaagacacaggcacagtcagggaggtgggggaggagagaggtgagggcacaggaggaacgtgggacaaggacacgagaggggtcaaggaagacacaggcacagtcagggaggtgggggagggatGAGAGGTAGAGGGCACAGGAGGAACGTGGGACAAGGACACGAGAGGGGTCAAGGAAGACACAGGCACAGTCAGGGAGGTGGGGAGGAATGAGAGGTAGAGGGCACAGGAGGAACGTGGGACAAGGACACGAGAGGGGTGAAGGAAGACACAGGAGGAgtcagggaggtgggggaggaatgAGAGGTAGAGGGCACAGGAGGAACGTGGGACAAGGACACGAGAGGGGTCAAGGAAGACACAGGCACGAGTTCAAGAGTGAATTCAGTGTCAGACTCTGAGGTCAGCAGAGGTGAGGGCACTGAATCCAATGCTGGGTCAGCTGCAGTGTCAGAGGGGAAGACATCGTGGTCCAATGGTGGAGCCTCACTGTTTTCTGCTGGAGTCATCCTGGTTGGTGGTTCAACTGCCATAGTCACTTTTGGGAATAAGAAATTGTGATGTGGACATGGCATAAGCAGTTGTAAACAATCACATATCAAATCTATTGAAGCTGCACAAAGAAATACCTGATGATGTGGAattaaatgaccaaaaatataGTGCTATATACAGTTACAGTTCATACAGTAAGATCATATTATAATAGTATAATGCAGAGCTGAATAGAGTAACCATAATCTTCTCATTAAACTACATTGATTTTTTGATTAATGAAAAATACGACTGTATGAGTAGTCATAGTCCTAATTATTTTCCCAGCAAGACCTGAGTCTTGGTAGGCTACATACAGTTCTATTTTGAACATGCAAGTTGACAATCACAAACTGACAAAGGTTTGTGAATCTTTTCAGTGTGGAGTCTGAGAATATTCAGTGCAGCCATTCACTACTAGTGGTACTACTTAGCTACAACAAAAGTATCAGTCAAAGTGAAAGATACCAACAAGGATCTGttcaagaaattattaaaagtgtGATATTACATTATTATCCTGAACTGTTTCAGTGGCACTATTTACTTCCCACGGAAAACTATTTACATTAATGTCTGAAAATTATTCAGAGTGATGGAGACAAgtcatgtccttcatcttgggGTCTGTTACTGGACAGATACTATTATTTGGTGTGTGAGATGTGATAAGAGCACAAAACTACTTGCTGTTCAAGAACATGTCAGCACCACTGAAAGAGACATATtaccaataaataaataaatcaagacTAAAATGTTCAACATCAAACTGTGAGGACCAGGTATACATTTTAActtaaagtgagaaaaaatataCTTTGCTTTTCCATATGATAATGTATGTAAagtttaatgtcttttttaattAGCAGGTCATTCAAATGACTCTCGGGTGAAAGTATAGCATTTGTGTATGTTACCGTTAAGAAGACTTTCATAAATCCTCTTTATTGTGACAAGGGCATCTTTTGCATCTTCTGTGTCCATTTGCCATGGACAGAAGCACTCAGCAGAGAAACCATTTGTAGTTCTCCTGGCAAGGAGGAGGATTGGATGTCGCTCTAAAAGTTCCCACTTGTGGAGCTGGAACAAAATTGACACAAAATCATCATAAATTGGATACATAACAACAAGTTCAGAGTACTAAGACAAACAATGTGTTATGCTTTGATACCTAGACAGATAAGCTATGCATTAAAAGTCAGAGTGAAGTAACTATATACAGTTTCTTagtaacaatgtaaaaaaaataaacttggcAAAAAAAGCTATTCGAATTCagtcagagacaagagaaaaataacatttaacaacaaagCCTATCTTTTAATGTCCAAACATTCCTGTCATAGTCCTTCCAGACTGAAAAATTAACTCTCCAACTAATTAAGGTTAGGAATGTTAGTCCTAATTTGATGGCGCTcagcatttaatgttataaTCAAGACAGTGAGTGGTGAAGTCACTTCCTAACTTACTTACTTTTTATGTTGATTTAgttgaaagtaaaagaaaaaaacattgcattaaACTATAAACAAAACAGGGGACTGAGTCTGGGGTGCATGAGACCCAAGTCAAAGTTCAAATTCAGAATTGTCTTGCACAAGGATGAATGTTGGAATGCTGAAGATCTCAATTACGTAACAGCAATATAGCaatgtgtatgtaaatgtaaagatgaGCTATTATTTACACACTATTTTGTGATAACTGTCTGGAAGACAGAAACCTACCAGTAGATTTGTTGCATCGTATACTTAATTgacactgcagttttttttctgcctgtctTTCCAGTCCTGGgcaattttcttcttctgtttctccagCTTTTGCTTGTGCGGCTGCTTAGCACCACAGTGCTGACACGTCTGGCTGGCTACCCCAATTTTTTATTGCAAGCGTGACATTCTTTTTGAGTAGGcatctggagaaagaaaaataatgctTAGAACACTGCATACTGAGTTATCAGGGGATAAGAACTTAATTTTCTTATGTTGACAGGCTTTCAAAGGACCTGCTACAGTAGTTAGATCTTTGAAAGGATGTACCTTCCCAGTATTTTGTTTGTGGTGCTAAACCAAAGTCACATAATTCTATGGTTAAATATCCAAAGGGGTACAACAAGTAAGTAGCCGTTTTCCAACGTTGAATACCCAAAGGTAAAAAGGTACCTTTGGGTCATTACAGAAAAACTGTATTTGTGGTAATCTTCTAGAGGAAGGGGACTCTAGAAGAGATCCAagatcaaatgtaaaaataaatgccTGTTTAATGCTTGTTATAGAATTAACAAATACCTATTGAGAATGATATACGTGAGGTGGTAttctaacaaataaataatcctAAAAGCATGCACACATAGGACCACCCTCACCTGACCATATCTGGTCGATCAATTACTTGATGCTCCTGCATCATAGAATCAAcaacacaaaatcaaacatcCCATCAAAACGTGTACTTTATACAAAACCAGTACCGTGTTTGGTAAATAAAGTCAACGTTACGTGATGCATTATAACAGCGTTTGCATTGGCCAAATATCGACATCAGGTTACAGAAACCGATGGGTCATAAAATGTAGTTGAACacctgttttgtctgtcttCAACCTTTAGTCCTGGCTTTTTACCCGTGTGTCTTGACATCATCTAAAATCGATATATTTTTAGCAAACCATTTGTGAAATTAGGAGGGTTTAAAAGCACATAACGTAAGACACCGTTATCTATATTAACttaagctaacgttaacgttaacGTAACGTCTTGGCGGTCCTTGGAAATTATAAAACTTTACCTGTACGTTAACAATAAGCGATCTCATTGATAAGCTATCGTAAAAACGGATGTTAACATAAGCATAGTTGAATGTCACATAACTTACCGGTTATATAATTACCATGGTAGCTaatttagctaacgttaacgttagctcTTATAATGTTATTCCAATCCTAGGTAAACATAACGTAATTAGGTATTATAACGTTACTAGACGccgaaacaacacaaaacccaCAGACTATATTCTGTTGTtctaaaattgttttttgtttttttttaatcaccatATACTGGCTACTTACCTTTATTAGACCATCAGGCGTTGATCCGACAATGCACAGAGGCGAAAAGTATTTGTGGTATATCTCCTGCCACCAGTAGAGGCGCTAATTTAGAAAACGCTCCTGTGGGTCGTATTAGAGGGAAGGAACAAACGACTTATTCGGTCGTTTTGGATTGGAGGACTTGTTGCGATATTGATGTCCTTGTTGAAACTGCTGATGTGTTTGGTACAGTATCCTCTGCTAAAGTCAACTGGGGAAAAAGTGAAGCTTTAGCAACCAGTGATGAGTTAAGCAGACAGCTCATTCTACCTCAGGGGTTAAGATGGAACAAGGGAGGTTTTAAATATCTTGGTGTGTATCTTGGTGATGATTCTTTTAAGTGCAAGAACTGTGTTTCCTTATTTTGGCTTTTGAAAGAGCCAGTGGTGCATGGGACCCGCTTCAACGTGGAGCGCAGCGGGACcttctgtgctgcagctgcttcGCTCGGCGGGGGTCGTCACGCTGGGACACGTGGTGCAACTATGTGGACCAGGTCTGAACAACGCTGCAGCTCTGGCCTCTCGTGTGGGAGTTAGGTCTGTCAGGTTCATAACTCACCTGCTCATCACCTGGAGATGTGAGCTAGCACAGACTGAACTCTCTTTACTAACAGCTCACTGTAACAGACACCGTCAGCCAAACAATGATGATCCCTTCCCTGCACTGACACTTGTTCCTGATTTTAAAAACTGCATTGGTCGACTGCTGGAGTCCAGCAACACTCCACCTAACAGGCTAAATGATATGAAAGGAAAAACCATGTACAAACTGTTGGTTCAGGTTCTGAACAAGGACAAGCTCAGCGGTCGGACTGACACCCCTTGGAGAGCTCATCTAGGGCTCAATGATGAGGTCAGACCTGCGTGGAGAGCACTGTATAAACCACCGATAACCAAAAGAGTTGGAGATCTGCAGTGGAGAATTCTCCACGGGATCGTAGCTGTGAACGCTTTTATTTCTGCAATTAACCCAAATGTAAATGAGAAGTGTCCTTTCTGGCCACAGAGAGAAACTGTGTTTCACTGCTTCATGGACTGTGGCAGACTGGACTCCttgtttcagctgctgcagcgaATGTTCACGATGCTCGGAAACACTTTTTCTAGGGAAATGTTCATTTTAGGTTGTCCTTACCTACAGAAGAAGATTGAAATGTCAGttgattaattttattttgggccAAGCTAAAATGGCGATCTACCTCAGTTGAAGGACTAAATTAGAAAACACTCTGGATGTTGATGCAGCTACCTTATTTGTTATAATGGTTAAGGCCAGATTACACATTGATTTCAGTTTTTACAGAACCACAAATAATGTGGAAGAGTTATCCAACATATGGagccttaaaaatgttttatgttctgTTATAGAGCATGAGTTGATATTTGGACTGGTtttgtatctctctctctatctatctatctatctatctatctatctatctatattatatacacacatatatatctatatatcttatatctgtatctgtatctctctctctctctctttgagaGTGAGGCTGCCTGCGGTGTGGACGCTTGCGGTTTTTCCCaaacttttctttctcttttgttctgttggcttaaactttatttttcttttccttcctctttatTGTGCATGTACAGGTAAGGTTTACTTTTGTTATTAGTGGTTGAAGTTTGAAAAAGAGCCGAAAGTCGGCGCCCAGGTGGGTGAGATGGCGTCCGCCGAGACGTCGTCTCTGTCCCTCCAACACGGCGTGAGGTTGGTCCCTGGGTCCGGTGTGCTGATGGAGGTGGTGCTGCTGGCTGTGGGAGAGGTGGTCGGGCACGATCAACTGGTTTATGCCTCCCGCATGAACAAGGCCGTGGTGGTGTTTGAGAAACAGGAGCAGTGTGTTTATAAGTTGGTGGAGAGTGGGGTGGTGATTCAGGACGTGTTTGTCCAGGTCTCTCCTCTGGCGGTGCCGACCACCAGAgttacccccaatttccactggatacgtctccgctgcgttgcgtctccgccaggccagcggagcaaatacgtttcactttagtcaatgtgtcaatctccaccaggtccgctgcgctgcgtatctgctccgtcccagctccggcagtccggagccctccggcacagatacgcaggactcctatatctggcggatgccggagcgcgacgcagcaattcagctgaatttagcaccgagcagacaggaagtcaagcgctaaaataacaaacagcatccggttacctttcaaaataaaacactcggtgttgacaccagtacataaatctcaaaaaaagagacaaacacaagctttctGCTATTCCCTCGGTCAGAAACACTTCGTGTTcttgattttaataacacagacctataactgcggtcgtgagtgatcatgtgattatcgcgggaactcctctgcctcgtgagccagctgtctaccgtactgcgccgcagcggactcaaaccgcaaccggtggagaTTGCTGGacggcggacggcggagcaaaaccggatcggagcagcaacgcagcggacacgtatccagtggaaattgggggttactGTGTCCGGTGTCCCGCCGTTCATCCCAAATGAACTGCTGGAGAAGGAGTTGCGGAGGTTTGGGAAGTTCGCCAGCGGGTTTAAAACAGTCGGTTTGGGATGTAAAGATCCTAAACTGAAACACGTAATGTCTCTTAGAAGACAGGTGTTTATGTTTTNNNNNNNNNNNNNNNNNNNNNNNNNNNNNNNNNNNNNNNNNNNNNNNNNNNNNNNNNNNNNNNNNNNNNNNNNNNNNNNNNNNNNNNNNNNNNNNNNNNNNNNNNNNNNNNNNNNNNNNNNNNNNNNNNNNNNNNNNNNNNNNNNNNNNNNNNNNNNNNNNNNNNNNNNNNNNNNNNNNNNNNNNNNNNNNNNNNNNNNNNNNNNNNNNNNNNNNNNNNNNNNNNNNNNNNNNNNNNNNNNNNNNNNNNNNNNNNNNNNNNNNNNNNNNNNNNNNNNNNNNNNNNNNNNNNNNNNNNNNNNNNNNNNNNNNNNNNNNNNNNNNNNNNNNNNNNNNNNNNNNNNNNNNNNNNNNNNNNNNNNNNNNNNNNNNNNNNNNNNNNNNNNNNNNNNNNNNNNNNNNNNNNNNNNNNNNNNNNNNNNNNNNNNNNNNNNNNNNNNNNNNNNNNNNNNNNNNNNNNNNNNNNNNNNNNNNNNNNNNNNNNNNNNNNNNNNNNNNNNNGGATTTACTATCCCTTCATTTGATGTGCCCCCCAACTCAACACATTCAATTACCTCATGTATGTTGTTTCAGTGGAAAGTTTCATGGCTGCATGGTCCAACCGCTCCAGTGGTGTTTCCCCCACTGTGTTATACACTGGCTGATATACTACAGTATATTTATATGGATGTAATCCCCCTAGTTTTGGTTTCGGAGCTCAGAAGAATTCAGTTAAAACTGTCACTGCTTGCTGTCAGTTAGTTTCAGTTCAGACATTCTGTCAGAGCAACCCTCGCTGAGAAGATCAGTGACCAACCAAATTATTGAccagcatcttttattcacccaTTTACACTTCTCAAAAATTAGTTGGGATATGGAtgcatatatgtatgtgcataCTTAGTAAAAGGCAATTAAAAGGGgttgctttattttttaatgttcgaCAGCATTGATTATCAAGCATTGGTCACAGCAGTGTGTCAGTTGAGGGGAGGGAGAGCTTGAAAGTGAATTGCCATATCTAATGTGAAACAAGAATCTGAgctttgtttctctttaaagatataatatgtaacgtTTCTGTATTAACACTTACTTATCCCAAATGTTGTTAgggtcaaaacatttttttttttaggtttttctatattttgggtcttacagggttaaggACCAAAAATGTTCACAAAACTTAACGTACACGTCAAAGTGAAACAATCCAGTAGAACAGTAAAATATCTCTATCCCCTGACTCATTTTGAGAAGGGGAAATGCTCTAACTGGAGaattttctttgaattcttaGGTGAGAAATCCTGTATTTTACTTCATGCTGGCTTCAGCTTGACTTCTAAATGCTgcattgtaggcaactggacgtgttcaGTGTCTTGGAAGACGTTTCACTTCTCATCCAAGAGGTTCTTTAGTTCTAACTAACTAGAGAGGAGCTGAAACATGGTCctagttgcctacgatacagcaacTTAGAATCacaatgacctggatgactgagaaacCTTCATCGACACTCAGCTTGACTTGGTTTGACTCCACGCGCCAGTCCAacagggatttgcatttccaccacaACAAGCCACCTGCTCTTTGACTAATGATCCGTTTTGTCCTCAGTAGTTGTGAAAGGAGGGTTTGTAAATACTATTTACACCACAGTGTTGTTGAAGAATAGCTGCCAACAATGCTCTGTTGATTTGATGATAAACTCAGTTAGTTTCCTATAAATTCTTTAAAGCTTTTACCGagaaacaaaatcagaaatgaTTTGCTTTCACCTGAAACTGGTGAAAGCAAAATGTGATgagacagtaaaataaagcagataTCCGAAGTacagaacaggaagcaggagagaaactgaaCTTCAGAACACAGAATCATTTAGAAGCTACAAAATTAGAGAAAACTGAAGACGTGACATGAGTTCTCAACACAGGCTTCTTTAAGAGGAAGATGGGGAGTCATCACCGGTTGGCTGCGTCATCAAGAGGCCGCCACAGTCCTCTTGGAGGTCTGAGAAGGTCTATCTCAAGCTTAATTCAGACTGGTTAAACTTGTAATGGAAAGGCAAATCAATGTGGCATGGTTTGACTTGGCACAGCCAGTAACGCCAGTGGAACAGACCCAGTGGTTTATTGCTGGTTGGCACAGTCATGATGGACTCCTGTCACCCGCTGCTTGTTGGGGTTGGCATGTCTCTGTTAAATGGTCGCCTCGTGTTACTTAACTCCTCTGGGACTTCTTGTCTGTTTCTGTTATCAAACATGTTGGATACTCTCGCTGTAGTGGTTGAACAAGCCAAATCATCACTTTGGCCCACTTGAAGATGGAAATTACGGTCAGATAAGCCAACTGGCCTCCTACACAACAGCGTCTGCTGGTGTCTGGCCTAAATTGTCTAAATATAGCAGAAGTTCAACAGAGATTTCCAGTGAAGAGAATAAGTCATCATCATGCTAAATGCTGCAGTGGTCAGTGGTTCATCAGAAGCTTTTAGGGCTGTAGAGCTACACTTATAACATTAGTGGCTGGAGTGTGTTGTTTGCTTATAGCAGAGAGCCTCATTGAGTTGTTGTACATTCACACAGCCGAGTTATTTGTGTGGAGGAGGTTGGTTTTAAGACAAGAACAAATCTGTAAGTCAGGTAGCTGAAAATATATTACTGGGTTTTTTTGCAACAGGTTAGAAAGTGTCTGATTTCTTACACTGTAACAGCTGGCGTTGTGAGACAAGTTGTGTGTTCCAGGACGAGTACAGTTCACTGTACCAGCATCAGAGTCAGCACACATCGTCAGCTca
It includes:
- the LOC115583295 gene encoding proline-rich receptor-like protein kinase PERK13, with product MDTEDAKDALVTIKRIYESLLNVTMAVEPPTRMTPAENSEAPPLDHDVFPSDTAADPALDSVPSPLLTSESDTEFTLELVPVSSLTPLVSLSHVPPVPSTSHSSPTSLTPPVSSFTPLVSLSHVPPVPSTSHSSPPP